In one window of Candidatus Scalindua sp. DNA:
- the rplJ gene encoding 50S ribosomal protein L10: MSRKMKSLIVDELVKGYGGGATGFVVLGYKGLNAQQADSFRRDLNENDIQVRVVKNTLASIAFKEVGVPELGKVLDGPSAVATTSKDPVELVKVLDRWSGKITELKLLGGLVEGKLLSLDDVKTLAAIPSRQDVFAQILFGINAPLMQLANAFNAVVKNIYIILVSIEQKKKDAEVK; the protein is encoded by the coding sequence ATGTCGAGAAAAATGAAAAGTTTGATTGTGGATGAACTTGTGAAAGGTTACGGAGGGGGCGCTACGGGTTTCGTTGTTCTTGGTTATAAAGGGTTAAATGCGCAGCAGGCTGATTCGTTTAGGAGGGATTTGAATGAGAATGATATACAGGTAAGGGTAGTAAAAAATACTTTGGCGTCTATAGCATTTAAAGAGGTAGGGGTTCCTGAATTAGGGAAGGTTCTTGATGGGCCCTCAGCTGTTGCGACGACCAGCAAAGATCCGGTTGAATTGGTAAAAGTATTGGACAGGTGGTCTGGAAAGATTACGGAATTAAAGCTTTTGGGTGGATTGGTGGAAGGGAAGCTGCTGTCGTTGGATGATGTGAAGACTTTGGCTGCAATTCCATCCAGGCAGGATGTTTTTGCGCAGATTCTCTTTGGTATTAATGCGCCTTTGATGCAATTGGCCAATGCTTTTAATGCTGTTGTGAAAAATATATATATTATTTTGGTGTCCATAGAGCAGAAGAAAAAGGATGCTGAAGTAAAGTAA
- the nusG gene encoding transcription termination/antitermination protein NusG, which translates to MGKKWFVLRVQSNKEDRVKRELERVVQLQDLGDLVSKILVPSEKVTEIKGGKKRVVERKIYPGYVIMELEVDESGQIPDKVCFVVRETYGATDFVGGQRKPIAMTDREVEKLLQKAESEEEKPRTEIGFCKGDKVRIKEGPFENYDGVVEEVFPASGCVKIMLTIFGRPTPVELEYWQAEVV; encoded by the coding sequence ATGGGGAAAAAATGGTTTGTACTGCGGGTTCAAAGTAATAAAGAGGATAGGGTAAAGAGGGAACTGGAGCGGGTTGTCCAGCTTCAGGATCTGGGGGACCTTGTATCGAAAATTCTGGTGCCGAGCGAAAAGGTTACAGAGATTAAGGGTGGTAAAAAGAGAGTCGTAGAGCGTAAGATTTATCCGGGTTATGTGATTATGGAGTTGGAGGTGGATGAGAGTGGGCAGATACCGGATAAGGTCTGCTTTGTAGTGAGGGAAACGTACGGAGCAACCGACTTTGTTGGTGGTCAGCGCAAGCCTATTGCGATGACAGACCGGGAGGTGGAAAAGCTGCTCCAGAAAGCTGAGTCCGAAGAAGAGAAGCCCAGGACTGAGATTGGATTTTGTAAAGGTGACAAGGTTCGTATTAAAGAGGGGCCATTTGAAAATTATGACGGTGTTGTCGAAGAGGTTTTTCCTGCAAGTGGATGTGTAAAGATAATGCTTACAATTTTTGGAAGGCCGACGCCGGTTGAGCTGGAATATTGGCAGGCCGAAGTGGTCTAA
- the rpoB gene encoding DNA-directed RNA polymerase subunit beta — MKIRNFSKIMEAFEMPNLVEIQTNSYIAFLQEDVPSHKRKDQGLEGILREAFPIKNYDETISLEYIKYELGKPRYSADECRQLKLIYGKPLRVWLRLNRESPVEEEVYLGEIPVMIGGGEFVINGTERVIVNQLHRSPGVDFSEELLAEKRMHSCRIIPERGSWIEIEVGKKDVLNIRVDQSGKFPATCFLRAMSEEFSDDEDIIRLFYETETLKCGTDGSAAKLKERFSVSQLVDPQTGEVLLDAGKQITESVVKMIIDLGIEEFEVIKDMDDPLILNTLEADFTDSHEDALLKIYSRFRPGNPQHLDKAKQLFYDKFFDYKRYRLGLVGRFRLNRKLGQVIKADEMALCSEDFINSIKYIINLRNGKGSIDDIDHLGNRRLRTIDELFGEELRKGFLKLRRTVQERMNVKDHDQLTPRILINSRTIFSTIEYFFSRGELSQVLDQTNPLAQLTHERRLSALGPGGLNRKRAGFDVRDVHLSHYGRICPIETPEGTNIGLIASLTIFAAVDSYGFLTTPYMKVENGKLTNKFVSLRADEEENKILAPADSQIQFTEKGNQNELLARWNGDFRLVNSTDVDYIDVSTKQLVGVSTSLIPFLEHSDANRALMGANMQRQAVPLLETEPPLIATGMEKVVARNSSMVVCAKNGGVVTNVTAKQIEINGSEVYTLRKNVGLNEGTCLNQKPVVKEGQKVKKGDVIADGAATCNGELSLGKNVLVAFMTWDGYNFEDAIVVSESLLRGDKYTSVHRDEFEVEVRETTLGREEFTRDIPNVSEKALSNLDENGIVRVGTKVKPSDILVGKIAPKSRSELSPEEKLLHAIFGRAGEDVKNVSLEVPSGVEGVVIDTKLFSRRAHLSDDKRQKIVDDIKEVETQMKETISQEFVKMVRRLEVVFGGALVDVGTGQQFEVSDETDGESIFSLYEQFNIKNYDNGADEHKTSGAVKICEQYQVKFESLKEEADIKKSQLKRGDELPSGVLEVAKVSIATKRRLSVGDKMAGRHGNKGVIAKILPVEDMPYLEDGTPVEMILNPLGVPSRMNLGQLLETHLGWASKKLGFQSVTPIFDGAKEADVISALQEAGLPTDGKAVLYDGRTGESFEQKVTVGYMYMLKLHHLVDEKVHARATGPYSLITQQPLGGKARFGGQRFGEMEVWALEAYGAAYNLQELLTVKSDDVEGRTRIYESMIKGNNTLEAGTPASFEVLSKEIEGLGLSLKLEKESSI; from the coding sequence ATGAAAATAAGAAATTTTAGTAAGATCATGGAAGCGTTTGAAATGCCGAATCTTGTTGAGATTCAAACAAACTCTTACATCGCCTTTTTACAAGAAGATGTTCCATCTCATAAACGGAAAGATCAGGGGTTGGAAGGTATTTTGCGGGAAGCTTTTCCCATTAAAAATTACGATGAGACAATCTCATTGGAGTATATAAAGTATGAGTTGGGAAAGCCGCGCTATAGTGCTGATGAGTGCAGGCAGTTAAAGTTGATTTATGGGAAACCATTGAGAGTCTGGCTTCGTCTCAACCGAGAAAGCCCTGTCGAGGAAGAGGTGTATCTGGGTGAGATTCCCGTCATGATAGGCGGGGGCGAATTTGTAATAAACGGCACTGAAAGGGTCATCGTAAACCAGCTCCATAGATCTCCAGGAGTTGATTTTTCGGAAGAGTTGCTGGCGGAAAAGAGGATGCATTCGTGTAGGATTATTCCTGAACGTGGCAGTTGGATTGAGATTGAGGTCGGGAAAAAAGATGTGCTGAATATCAGGGTTGATCAAAGTGGGAAATTTCCGGCTACATGTTTTCTGCGGGCTATGTCAGAGGAATTTTCTGATGATGAAGATATCATCAGACTCTTTTACGAGACGGAGACTCTAAAGTGCGGGACGGATGGATCGGCAGCAAAACTAAAGGAGAGGTTTTCAGTTTCACAGCTTGTGGATCCGCAGACAGGTGAGGTTCTGCTTGATGCCGGCAAGCAGATTACCGAAAGTGTTGTAAAAATGATTATTGATCTGGGTATTGAGGAGTTTGAGGTTATAAAGGATATGGACGATCCTTTAATATTAAATACCCTGGAAGCCGATTTTACGGATTCGCATGAAGATGCGTTGTTGAAAATATACTCAAGATTCAGGCCCGGTAATCCCCAGCATCTTGATAAGGCAAAGCAGTTGTTTTATGATAAATTTTTTGATTATAAACGATATCGGCTCGGTCTGGTTGGAAGGTTTCGGTTGAACAGGAAGCTTGGGCAGGTTATAAAGGCCGATGAGATGGCACTCTGTTCTGAGGATTTCATTAATTCCATCAAATATATCATTAATCTGAGGAATGGTAAGGGGAGTATTGATGATATTGACCACCTGGGTAACAGAAGACTCAGGACTATAGACGAGTTATTTGGTGAGGAGTTGAGAAAAGGCTTTTTAAAGTTGAGAAGGACTGTTCAGGAGAGAATGAATGTTAAGGACCATGACCAGTTGACACCGAGAATTCTCATAAATTCAAGAACAATCTTTTCTACTATCGAGTATTTTTTCAGCCGTGGTGAACTGTCCCAGGTTCTGGATCAGACAAATCCTCTTGCTCAGCTTACGCACGAGAGGAGATTGAGCGCTTTGGGTCCGGGGGGTCTTAACAGGAAGAGAGCGGGGTTTGATGTTCGAGATGTTCATTTATCTCATTATGGAAGAATCTGCCCGATTGAGACACCAGAAGGAACCAATATCGGTCTGATTGCGTCGTTAACCATTTTTGCTGCAGTCGATAGTTACGGTTTCCTGACTACACCTTATATGAAAGTCGAAAATGGAAAATTAACGAATAAATTTGTCAGCTTGAGGGCGGATGAGGAGGAAAATAAGATTCTCGCTCCGGCGGATTCGCAAATCCAATTTACTGAAAAAGGTAACCAGAATGAGTTGCTTGCACGTTGGAATGGTGATTTCCGACTGGTAAATTCAACTGATGTTGATTATATAGATGTGTCTACGAAACAGCTGGTAGGTGTTTCTACCAGTTTGATCCCGTTTCTGGAGCATAGTGATGCTAACAGGGCATTGATGGGTGCAAACATGCAGCGTCAGGCTGTCCCGTTGCTTGAAACTGAACCACCACTTATTGCAACCGGTATGGAAAAAGTTGTGGCGAGGAATTCAAGCATGGTAGTGTGTGCGAAAAATGGTGGAGTGGTTACGAATGTGACTGCAAAGCAGATAGAGATTAATGGAAGCGAGGTTTATACATTAAGGAAGAATGTTGGCTTGAACGAGGGCACCTGTCTGAATCAAAAGCCGGTTGTTAAAGAGGGGCAGAAGGTAAAAAAGGGTGATGTGATTGCTGATGGTGCTGCTACGTGTAATGGTGAATTGAGTCTGGGGAAAAATGTTTTAGTTGCCTTTATGACGTGGGATGGTTATAACTTTGAAGATGCCATTGTGGTAAGCGAGAGCCTGTTGAGGGGAGATAAGTATACATCTGTTCACAGAGATGAATTTGAGGTTGAAGTAAGGGAAACGACACTTGGACGGGAAGAATTTACGAGAGATATTCCAAATGTCTCTGAAAAAGCCTTGAGTAACCTCGATGAAAATGGGATAGTTCGAGTTGGTACTAAAGTCAAACCTTCTGACATTCTTGTTGGTAAAATAGCTCCGAAAAGTCGAAGTGAGCTTTCTCCTGAAGAGAAGTTGCTGCATGCCATTTTCGGTAGAGCGGGTGAAGATGTGAAAAATGTCTCGCTTGAAGTTCCTTCTGGTGTGGAAGGTGTTGTTATTGACACTAAGCTGTTTTCAAGGAGGGCACATCTCTCTGACGATAAGAGGCAGAAAATTGTAGATGATATTAAAGAGGTGGAAACCCAGATGAAGGAGACAATTTCCCAGGAGTTTGTTAAGATGGTTCGAAGACTGGAGGTTGTTTTTGGTGGTGCACTTGTTGATGTGGGTACTGGTCAACAGTTTGAAGTGTCTGATGAGACCGATGGTGAGAGCATATTCTCCTTGTACGAGCAATTTAATATAAAAAATTACGATAATGGTGCTGACGAACATAAAACCAGCGGTGCGGTAAAAATATGTGAGCAGTATCAGGTGAAGTTTGAGTCGTTGAAAGAAGAAGCTGACATCAAAAAAAGTCAATTAAAAAGGGGTGATGAGCTGCCGAGTGGTGTGTTGGAGGTGGCAAAGGTGTCCATTGCAACAAAAAGAAGGCTATCAGTTGGTGATAAGATGGCCGGGAGGCATGGTAATAAAGGAGTGATTGCTAAAATATTGCCAGTTGAAGATATGCCGTATCTGGAAGATGGAACGCCGGTTGAGATGATTTTAAATCCGCTGGGAGTGCCTTCCAGGATGAACCTTGGTCAGCTTCTCGAAACACACCTGGGTTGGGCATCTAAAAAGCTGGGTTTTCAATCAGTTACTCCGATTTTTGATGGGGCTAAAGAGGCCGATGTTATCAGCGCGTTACAGGAGGCGGGACTTCCGACGGATGGTAAAGCGGTTTTGTATGACGGACGTACGGGAGAGTCTTTTGAGCAAAAAGTTACCGTAGGGTATATGTATATGTTAAAACTGCATCATCTGGTTGATGAAAAAGTGCATGCCAGGGCTACTGGACCTTATTCATTGATAACGCAGCAACCGTTGGGCGGAAAGGCCAGGTTTGGAGGACAGAGATTCGGTGAAATGGAAGTCTGGGCTCTGGAAGCGTATGGTGCGGCTTATAACCTTCAGGAGCTTCTCACCGTTAAGAGTGACGATGTTGAGGGACGTACGAGAATCTATGAATCTATGATAAAGGGAAATAATACTCTGGAAGCAGGCACACCGGCTTCGTTTGAAGTGCTTTCCAAGGAGATTGAGGGGCTCGGTCTCTCATTAAAACTTGAAAAGGAATCAAGTATATAA
- the tuf gene encoding elongation factor Tu, with amino-acid sequence MAKEVFKRTKPHVNVGTIGHVDHGKTTLTSVITNTLAAKGFAKARAFDSIDNAPEERDRGITIAIAHVEYETEKRHYAHVDCPGHADYVKNMITGAAQMDGAILVVSAPDGPMPQTREHILLARQVGVPRIVVFLNKLDQLEDPELLELVELEIRELLSKYEFPGDDIPVIKGSALKAAGCGCAKAECENCGPILELMDALDSYIPDPVREIDKPFLMSLEDVFSIKGRGTVGTGRVERGIVKVGDEVEIVGMTEVVRKTVVTGVEMFNKTLDQGQAGDNLGVLLRGVEKDDLERGQVLAVPKSITPHTKFEAEAYILTKEEGGRHTPFFNGYRPQFYFRTTDVTGSVNLLGGAEMVMPGDNAKLEIELVTPIAMEQELRFAIREGGKTVGAGVVTKIIA; translated from the coding sequence GATCACGGTAAGACGACGTTGACATCGGTGATAACGAACACACTTGCTGCAAAGGGTTTTGCCAAGGCGAGGGCATTTGATTCGATAGACAATGCGCCGGAGGAGCGGGACCGCGGGATAACGATAGCGATAGCGCATGTGGAGTATGAGACGGAAAAAAGGCATTATGCCCATGTGGATTGTCCCGGTCATGCTGATTATGTAAAGAATATGATAACCGGGGCTGCGCAGATGGATGGTGCGATCCTGGTGGTGAGCGCACCGGATGGTCCGATGCCGCAGACTCGAGAGCATATACTGCTTGCAAGGCAGGTGGGCGTTCCGAGAATTGTGGTTTTTTTAAATAAGCTGGATCAGCTGGAAGATCCCGAGCTGCTTGAGCTGGTAGAGTTGGAGATAAGGGAGCTGTTAAGCAAGTATGAGTTTCCGGGAGATGATATCCCTGTGATAAAGGGGTCGGCTCTCAAGGCGGCGGGATGTGGCTGTGCGAAGGCTGAGTGTGAGAACTGTGGGCCGATATTGGAGTTAATGGATGCGCTGGATAGCTACATACCGGATCCGGTCAGAGAGATAGACAAGCCGTTTTTGATGTCCCTGGAAGATGTCTTCAGTATCAAAGGGCGGGGAACGGTAGGTACGGGTCGGGTCGAGCGGGGTATCGTGAAGGTGGGAGATGAGGTTGAGATAGTTGGGATGACAGAGGTGGTACGTAAGACGGTGGTGACAGGGGTAGAGATGTTTAATAAGACGTTGGATCAGGGGCAGGCTGGCGATAACCTGGGTGTTTTGTTGAGGGGGGTCGAGAAGGATGATCTGGAGCGCGGACAGGTGCTGGCAGTTCCGAAGAGTATAACTCCGCACACGAAGTTTGAGGCGGAGGCGTATATATTGACAAAAGAGGAGGGTGGAAGGCATACTCCGTTTTTCAATGGTTACAGGCCTCAGTTTTATTTTCGAACAACAGATGTGACTGGTTCGGTGAATTTGCTGGGAGGTGCGGAGATGGTGATGCCGGGGGACAATGCGAAGCTGGAGATAGAGCTGGTGACGCCCATAGCGATGGAGCAGGAGTTGAGGTTTGCGATACGGGAGGGTGGAAAGACCGTGGGTGCAGGTGTTGTTACTAAAATTATAGCATGA
- the rplL gene encoding 50S ribosomal protein L7/L12: protein MSLLEASQLVKAFEKKFGVSASAAMAFPAGGMASGAAGQGAAVVDEKTSFTVVLKEVGPNKIQVIKAVRAQTDLGLKEAKALVDSAPKPVKEGVSKEEAEKIKKSIEESGAVVELT from the coding sequence ATGAGTTTGCTTGAGGCTTCTCAGCTGGTAAAGGCGTTTGAGAAAAAATTTGGAGTTTCTGCTTCTGCAGCAATGGCTTTTCCTGCTGGGGGTATGGCATCAGGGGCCGCAGGACAAGGTGCAGCAGTTGTCGATGAAAAAACCAGTTTTACTGTTGTTCTGAAAGAGGTAGGTCCTAACAAAATCCAGGTTATCAAGGCCGTTCGTGCTCAGACAGATCTTGGATTAAAAGAGGCAAAAGCTCTTGTTGACAGTGCGCCAAAGCCTGTTAAGGAGGGGGTATCTAAAGAGGAAGCCGAAAAGATTAAAAAATCTATTGAAGAGTCGGGGGCTGTAGTAGAACTAACCTAG
- the rpmG gene encoding 50S ribosomal protein L33 — translation MRDYITLACTECKNRNYRTSKELKQAVRLELQKFCRCCRKHTLHKEQKK, via the coding sequence ATGAGGGATTATATAACGTTAGCCTGTACGGAATGTAAAAATAGGAATTATAGGACGAGTAAAGAGCTGAAGCAGGCTGTTCGGTTGGAATTGCAGAAGTTCTGCAGGTGTTGTAGAAAACATACGTTGCACAAGGAACAGAAAAAATAA
- the secE gene encoding preprotein translocase subunit SecE has product MAFGVYKKGLGVYSRCAVAGLFGLASLFASYSLYGTLVNLPEFFGGVKIPLLGVDLTWGLVCSFILFLFCGFFICLITTGFEVGLGRLDRMSKRAVEFFIDTQGELQKVSWPSKNELVGSTIVVIVCLLLMSLYIFGVDWVVSTVMEAIGLL; this is encoded by the coding sequence ATGGCTTTTGGAGTTTATAAAAAAGGACTGGGTGTATATTCGAGATGTGCTGTTGCGGGCCTGTTTGGTCTTGCTTCGCTATTTGCCTCGTATTCGCTTTATGGTACCCTGGTGAATCTGCCCGAATTTTTCGGGGGAGTGAAAATACCGTTGCTGGGGGTTGATCTGACATGGGGCCTTGTGTGCTCTTTTATTCTTTTTCTGTTTTGCGGATTTTTTATCTGTCTCATTACGACAGGTTTTGAGGTTGGGCTCGGACGGCTTGACAGGATGTCGAAGAGAGCAGTTGAGTTTTTTATAGACACTCAGGGTGAGCTCCAGAAAGTCTCCTGGCCGTCTAAAAATGAATTGGTGGGATCGACCATCGTGGTGATTGTTTGTCTGCTGCTCATGTCTCTGTACATTTTTGGTGTTGACTGGGTGGTTTCGACTGTTATGGAAGCTATTGGTCTTTTGTGA
- the rplK gene encoding 50S ribosomal protein L11 — protein sequence MAKEILAKIKLQVVAGQATPAPPVGPALGQHGVNIGQFVSQFNEQTKSLQGMVTPVEISVYKDKSFTFIIKSPPAAVLLKKSAGVAKGASEPNRGKVGKVTREQVEEIAKTKMPDLNAKNLEMAVRIIQGTARSIGLEVVG from the coding sequence ATGGCAAAAGAAATTCTAGCTAAAATTAAGTTACAGGTTGTGGCGGGGCAGGCTACACCGGCTCCTCCGGTGGGACCTGCACTGGGGCAGCATGGTGTTAATATTGGCCAATTTGTATCACAATTCAATGAGCAGACAAAGAGTTTGCAGGGGATGGTAACGCCGGTTGAAATTTCTGTATACAAGGATAAATCTTTTACGTTTATCATTAAATCTCCACCGGCGGCTGTGCTGCTGAAAAAGTCGGCTGGAGTGGCGAAAGGTGCGTCGGAACCAAACAGGGGGAAAGTCGGCAAGGTAACCCGGGAGCAGGTTGAAGAAATTGCAAAGACAAAAATGCCTGATCTTAACGCGAAGAATTTGGAAATGGCGGTAAGGATTATTCAGGGCACTGCGCGATCTATAGGGCTGGAAGTTGTAGGCTGA
- the rplA gene encoding 50S ribosomal protein L1 — protein sequence MKFRSKRYAASKKISQKKSEYELNEGVSVLKTFEKPKFDETVDIVMKLGVDPKRSDQLVRGSVSLPKGIGKELRVIVFAEDDKAELARKAGAIAVGSDDLIEKVVAGWSDFDVAISTPDMMRKVGKLGKTLGPQGKMPSPKSGTVTDDVYGVTKEFREGKIEFRCDAGGNVHAPVGKLSFPVEDLVENIQSFMKHIKNSKPPAAKGVFIQKVFISSTMGPSVKILQV from the coding sequence ATGAAATTTAGAAGTAAGCGTTACGCTGCGTCAAAGAAGATCTCACAGAAAAAAAGTGAATACGAATTGAATGAAGGTGTATCTGTCTTGAAGACTTTTGAAAAACCAAAATTTGATGAAACGGTTGATATAGTAATGAAGCTTGGTGTGGATCCTAAGCGTTCAGATCAGCTTGTCCGTGGGTCAGTTTCCCTGCCGAAGGGCATCGGGAAAGAGTTGAGGGTGATTGTTTTTGCTGAAGATGATAAAGCTGAGCTGGCTCGAAAAGCTGGTGCGATAGCAGTTGGCAGCGATGATCTTATAGAAAAAGTTGTTGCCGGTTGGTCAGATTTTGATGTGGCGATATCAACTCCCGACATGATGCGTAAAGTTGGAAAGCTGGGTAAGACTCTAGGGCCGCAGGGGAAGATGCCTTCTCCAAAATCGGGGACGGTTACAGACGATGTTTATGGGGTTACAAAAGAGTTCCGGGAAGGTAAAATTGAGTTCAGGTGTGATGCAGGTGGCAATGTTCATGCTCCAGTTGGAAAGCTCTCTTTTCCAGTTGAGGATCTGGTTGAAAATATTCAATCCTTTATGAAACATATTAAGAACAGCAAGCCGCCGGCAGCGAAAGGTGTATTTATTCAGAAGGTATTTATTTCGTCTACTATGGGGCCAAGTGTAAAGATCCTGCAGGTCTAA